One Mya arenaria isolate MELC-2E11 chromosome 5, ASM2691426v1 genomic window carries:
- the LOC128233719 gene encoding uncharacterized protein LOC128233719: protein MTLSTPVRQDRFILDGTGKWVSWEQEAACSRTCNTGYDVIVDECCSSGDNRVCLTVPWNIVKPMLTTCTANATTYSLSRTSPSSTRDTPVSSAASTANPSTVMTATSASLISVSSNAAPLSPLTYTSLSSPPSSSSSSSLRPQTSSVLPSSSLALSSSTPLPSTSTPAIQTITSLTSTSTVTTTTPQQTTPPQRDCSVSDGVSCGFTFNIVCTTSGKVFANLCMLAKAACHDQTLRQKPCSG from the exons ATGACCCTATCGACACCTGTTCGCCAGGATCGCTTTATATTAG ATGGCACAGGGAAATGGGTGTCATGGGAACAAGAAGCCGCGTGCTCAAGAACCTGCAACACCGGATATGACGTCATAGTGGACGAATGCTGTAGCTCCGGCGACAATCGCGTCTGTCTCACCGTTCCATGGAACATCGTTAAACCGATGCTAACTACTTGTACAG CCAATGCCACTACATATTCACTGTCCCGCACATCTCCTTCCTCAACACGTGACACACCCGTGTCGTCGGCGGCATCGACGGCAAATCCTTCGACAGTTATGACAGCTACCTCAGCATCGTTGATTTCGGTCTCATCTAATGCAGCGCCATTGTCGCCATTAACATatacatcattatcatcaccgCCATCGTCGTCATCTTCTTCTTCCTTAAGACCACAAACATCGTCTGTATTACCGTCGTCGTCACTGGCACTGTCTTCATCAACGCCTTTACCATCAACATCGACGCCAGCAATACAAACTATAACCTCACTAACGTCGACATCCACCGTTACCACGACAACGCCACAACAGACGACACCGCCCCAACGTGACTGCTCCGTAAGTGACGGGGTCTCGTGTGGGTTCACCTTCAATATCGTCTGCACCACCAGCGGGAAGGTTTTCGCAAACTT ATGTATGCTTGCCAAAGCAGCCTGTCATGATCAAACTCTGAGACAAAAACCCTGCTCAGGATGA